A region of Desulfolithobacter dissulfuricans DNA encodes the following proteins:
- the amrS gene encoding AmmeMemoRadiSam system radical SAM enzyme yields MHEARFYTRKEDGKVQCRLCNHRCLIKPGRRGICGVRENREGTLYTLVYGHLVAESSDPIEKKPLFHFLPASKSWSISTVGCNFRCLHCQNYDISQYPHLHHGGIAGTYRSPEEVVAAAERTGCASISYTYVEPTIFYEFARDCMELAHARSIRNVFVSNGYMTPEVIQDMAPLLDGINIDIKGFTEDFYRRICSARLQPVLDTVRLMHEAGIWVEVTTLVIPGLNDSDEELRDIARFIYSIDPSIPWHVTAFYPTYKLTDRPPTPVATLRRARDIGLAEGLRFVYEGNVPGEGGENTWCPACGVALITRLGFSLEENRLRLGDNPRLAHCPECGEAIQGIWG; encoded by the coding sequence ATGCACGAGGCACGTTTCTACACCAGAAAGGAGGACGGCAAGGTCCAGTGCAGACTCTGCAATCACCGCTGCCTGATCAAACCGGGACGCCGTGGTATCTGCGGAGTACGCGAGAATCGGGAAGGGACGCTCTATACCCTGGTCTACGGGCATCTGGTGGCGGAAAGCAGCGATCCCATCGAGAAAAAACCTTTGTTTCATTTTCTTCCAGCCTCGAAATCCTGGTCCATCTCCACCGTGGGGTGCAACTTCCGCTGTCTCCACTGCCAGAACTATGACATCTCCCAGTATCCGCACCTGCATCACGGTGGCATCGCCGGTACCTATCGGTCACCGGAAGAGGTAGTGGCTGCGGCGGAGCGAACGGGTTGTGCCAGCATCAGCTATACTTATGTGGAACCCACCATCTTCTATGAATTCGCCCGCGACTGCATGGAGCTGGCCCATGCCCGTTCCATCAGAAATGTCTTTGTATCAAACGGCTACATGACGCCGGAGGTGATCCAGGATATGGCCCCGCTGCTGGACGGGATCAATATCGACATCAAGGGCTTTACCGAGGACTTCTATCGCCGTATCTGTTCGGCCCGGCTCCAGCCGGTGCTGGATACGGTCCGGCTTATGCACGAGGCAGGGATCTGGGTCGAGGTGACCACCCTGGTGATCCCCGGGCTCAACGACTCGGACGAGGAACTGCGAGACATTGCCCGCTTCATCTACAGTATCGATCCCTCCATTCCCTGGCATGTGACCGCCTTTTATCCCACCTATAAACTCACCGACCGGCCACCCACCCCGGTGGCCACCCTGCGGCGGGCCAGGGACATCGGTCTTGCCGAAGGACTGCGGTTTGTCTACGAGGGCAATGTGCCGGGTGAAGGCGGAGAAAATACCTGGTGCCCTGCCTGCGGCGTCGCCCTCATTACCAGGCTCGGTTTTTCCCTCGAGGAGAACCGGTTGCGCCTCGGTGATAATCCGCGCCTGGCCCACTGCCCCGAATGCGGCGAAGCGATCCAGGGCATCTGGGGCTGA